The proteins below are encoded in one region of Salvelinus alpinus chromosome 27, SLU_Salpinus.1, whole genome shotgun sequence:
- the LOC139556221 gene encoding katanin p60 ATPase-containing subunit A1-like isoform X1: MSLHEISENVKLAREYALLGNYSSAIVCYQGVLEQIKKHLFTLRDKSFQQRWQKVWQEIKEENKQVEEIMTTLEHFKLETTPSKPPSNKDIIRDIWPVQVECRSSPLPVRGPPVPYKESKPHNNRLYVAGVRAPHRQSPRGPNGDRAKPLKGKEKKEALATPKDDKNKWEVSEKEKDVKKFDGQGYDKDLIEALERDIISQNPNVKWDDIADLEEAKKLLKEAVVLPMWMPEFFKGIRRPWKGVLMVGPPGTGKTLLAKAVATECRTTFFNVSSSTLTSKYRGESEKLVRLLFEMARFYAPTTIFIDEVDSMCSRRGTSEEHEASRRVKAELLVQMDGVGGASENEDPSKMVMVLAATNFPWDIDEALRRRLEKRIYIPLPSAKGRVELLKINLKELELANDVDMAKIAEQMEGYSGADITNVCRDASLMAMRRRIEGLTPEEIRNISRDEMHMPTTMEDFESSLKKVSKSVSASDLEKYEKWIEEFGSC; encoded by the exons ATGAGTCTGCATGAGATCAGTGAAAACGTGAAACTTGCTCGAGAGTACGCCTTACTTGGGAACTACAGTTCTGCTATTGTTTGCTATCAGGGAGTACTTGAACAAATTAAGAAACACCTTTTTACATTACGGGATAAAAGCTTCCAACAAAGATGGCAAAAG GTATGGCAAGAGATAAAGGAAGAAAACAAACAGGTTGAAGAAATAATGACAACTCTAGAACATTTTAAACTGGAGACCACCCCATCTAAACCACCAAGTAATAAAGATATTATTCGTGACATATGGCCTGTACAAGTAGAATGCAG ATCCTCTCCTCTTCCGGTTAGGGGGCCCCCGGTTCCCTACAAAGAGAGCAAACCTCACAACAACCGCCTGTATGTGGCTGGTGTGAGGGCTCCGCATCGCCAGTCACCACGCGGGCCCAATGGTGACAGAGCCAAACCTTTGAAGGGCAAGGAAAAGAAAGAGGCCCTAGCCACACCAAAAGACGACAAG AACAAATGGGAAGTTTCCGAGAAAGAGAAAGATGTGAAGAAGTTTGATGGGCAAGGATATGACAAAGACCTTATTGAGGCCCTGGAGAGAGACATCATATCACAGAACCCCAATGTTAAATG GGATGATATTGCAGATTTGGAAGAAGCAAAAAAGCTTTTAAAAGAAGCTGTTGTGCTACCCATGTGGATGCCAGAGTTTTTCAAAGGCATACGAAGACCATGGAAG GGTGTGCTGATGGTGGGTCCTCCAGGCACAGGAAAGACTCTTCTGGCCAAAGCCGTTGCGACAGAGTGCAGAACCACATTCTTCAATGTTTCATCTTCTACTCTCACTTCCAAGTACAGAGGGGAGTCTGAAAAACTGGTCCGCCTTCTATTTGAAATG GCCCGGTTCTATGCTCCCACCACCATATTCATCGATGAGGTTGACTCCATGTGCAGCCGCAGAGGAACGTCAGAGGAACATGAGGCTAGCCGACGGGTGAAGGCAGAGCTGCTGGTCCAGATGGATG GTGTGGGAGGAGCATCAGAGAATGAGGATCCCTCTAAGATGGTGATGGTGCTGGCAGCCACTAACTTCCCCTGGGACATCGATGAGGCTCTGAGGCGACGTCTGGAGAAAAGAATCTACATCCCTCTGCCTTCAG CCAAGGGCAGAGTGGAGCTGCTGAAGATAAACCTAAAGGAGCTGGAGCTGGCCAATGATGTGGACATGGCCAAGATAGCAGAGCAGATGGAGGGCTACTCAGGAGCAGACATCACCAACGTGTGCAG GGACGCCTCTCTGATGGCCATGCGGCGAAGGATCGAGGGGCTGACGCCAGAGGAGATCCGTAACATCTCCCGAGACGAGATGCACATGCCCACCACCATGGAGGACTTTGAGTCTTCTCTGAAGAAAGTGTCTAAGTCTGTATCAGCTTCCGACCTGGAGAAGTATGAGAAGTGGATTGAAGAGTTTGGCTCTTGCTGA
- the LOC139556221 gene encoding katanin p60 ATPase-containing subunit A1-like isoform X2 gives MSLHEISENVKLAREYALLGNYSSAIVCYQGVLEQIKKHLFTLRDKSFQQRWQKVWQEIKEENKQVEEIMTTLEHFKLETTPSKPPSNKDIIRDIWPVQVECRGPPVPYKESKPHNNRLYVAGVRAPHRQSPRGPNGDRAKPLKGKEKKEALATPKDDKNKWEVSEKEKDVKKFDGQGYDKDLIEALERDIISQNPNVKWDDIADLEEAKKLLKEAVVLPMWMPEFFKGIRRPWKGVLMVGPPGTGKTLLAKAVATECRTTFFNVSSSTLTSKYRGESEKLVRLLFEMARFYAPTTIFIDEVDSMCSRRGTSEEHEASRRVKAELLVQMDGVGGASENEDPSKMVMVLAATNFPWDIDEALRRRLEKRIYIPLPSAKGRVELLKINLKELELANDVDMAKIAEQMEGYSGADITNVCRDASLMAMRRRIEGLTPEEIRNISRDEMHMPTTMEDFESSLKKVSKSVSASDLEKYEKWIEEFGSC, from the exons ATGAGTCTGCATGAGATCAGTGAAAACGTGAAACTTGCTCGAGAGTACGCCTTACTTGGGAACTACAGTTCTGCTATTGTTTGCTATCAGGGAGTACTTGAACAAATTAAGAAACACCTTTTTACATTACGGGATAAAAGCTTCCAACAAAGATGGCAAAAG GTATGGCAAGAGATAAAGGAAGAAAACAAACAGGTTGAAGAAATAATGACAACTCTAGAACATTTTAAACTGGAGACCACCCCATCTAAACCACCAAGTAATAAAGATATTATTCGTGACATATGGCCTGTACAAGTAGAATGCAG GGGGCCCCCGGTTCCCTACAAAGAGAGCAAACCTCACAACAACCGCCTGTATGTGGCTGGTGTGAGGGCTCCGCATCGCCAGTCACCACGCGGGCCCAATGGTGACAGAGCCAAACCTTTGAAGGGCAAGGAAAAGAAAGAGGCCCTAGCCACACCAAAAGACGACAAG AACAAATGGGAAGTTTCCGAGAAAGAGAAAGATGTGAAGAAGTTTGATGGGCAAGGATATGACAAAGACCTTATTGAGGCCCTGGAGAGAGACATCATATCACAGAACCCCAATGTTAAATG GGATGATATTGCAGATTTGGAAGAAGCAAAAAAGCTTTTAAAAGAAGCTGTTGTGCTACCCATGTGGATGCCAGAGTTTTTCAAAGGCATACGAAGACCATGGAAG GGTGTGCTGATGGTGGGTCCTCCAGGCACAGGAAAGACTCTTCTGGCCAAAGCCGTTGCGACAGAGTGCAGAACCACATTCTTCAATGTTTCATCTTCTACTCTCACTTCCAAGTACAGAGGGGAGTCTGAAAAACTGGTCCGCCTTCTATTTGAAATG GCCCGGTTCTATGCTCCCACCACCATATTCATCGATGAGGTTGACTCCATGTGCAGCCGCAGAGGAACGTCAGAGGAACATGAGGCTAGCCGACGGGTGAAGGCAGAGCTGCTGGTCCAGATGGATG GTGTGGGAGGAGCATCAGAGAATGAGGATCCCTCTAAGATGGTGATGGTGCTGGCAGCCACTAACTTCCCCTGGGACATCGATGAGGCTCTGAGGCGACGTCTGGAGAAAAGAATCTACATCCCTCTGCCTTCAG CCAAGGGCAGAGTGGAGCTGCTGAAGATAAACCTAAAGGAGCTGGAGCTGGCCAATGATGTGGACATGGCCAAGATAGCAGAGCAGATGGAGGGCTACTCAGGAGCAGACATCACCAACGTGTGCAG GGACGCCTCTCTGATGGCCATGCGGCGAAGGATCGAGGGGCTGACGCCAGAGGAGATCCGTAACATCTCCCGAGACGAGATGCACATGCCCACCACCATGGAGGACTTTGAGTCTTCTCTGAAGAAAGTGTCTAAGTCTGTATCAGCTTCCGACCTGGAGAAGTATGAGAAGTGGATTGAAGAGTTTGGCTCTTGCTGA
- the LOC139556221 gene encoding katanin p60 ATPase-containing subunit A1-like isoform X3, translating to MACTSRMQADRRSIPFFPQRSSPLPVRGPPVPYKESKPHNNRLYVAGVRAPHRQSPRGPNGDRAKPLKGKEKKEALATPKDDKNKWEVSEKEKDVKKFDGQGYDKDLIEALERDIISQNPNVKWDDIADLEEAKKLLKEAVVLPMWMPEFFKGIRRPWKGVLMVGPPGTGKTLLAKAVATECRTTFFNVSSSTLTSKYRGESEKLVRLLFEMARFYAPTTIFIDEVDSMCSRRGTSEEHEASRRVKAELLVQMDGVGGASENEDPSKMVMVLAATNFPWDIDEALRRRLEKRIYIPLPSAKGRVELLKINLKELELANDVDMAKIAEQMEGYSGADITNVCRDASLMAMRRRIEGLTPEEIRNISRDEMHMPTTMEDFESSLKKVSKSVSASDLEKYEKWIEEFGSC from the exons ATGGCCTGTACAAGTAGAATGCAG GCTGATCGACGTAGTATTCCCTTCTTTCCTCAAAGATCCTCTCCTCTTCCGGTTAGGGGGCCCCCGGTTCCCTACAAAGAGAGCAAACCTCACAACAACCGCCTGTATGTGGCTGGTGTGAGGGCTCCGCATCGCCAGTCACCACGCGGGCCCAATGGTGACAGAGCCAAACCTTTGAAGGGCAAGGAAAAGAAAGAGGCCCTAGCCACACCAAAAGACGACAAG AACAAATGGGAAGTTTCCGAGAAAGAGAAAGATGTGAAGAAGTTTGATGGGCAAGGATATGACAAAGACCTTATTGAGGCCCTGGAGAGAGACATCATATCACAGAACCCCAATGTTAAATG GGATGATATTGCAGATTTGGAAGAAGCAAAAAAGCTTTTAAAAGAAGCTGTTGTGCTACCCATGTGGATGCCAGAGTTTTTCAAAGGCATACGAAGACCATGGAAG GGTGTGCTGATGGTGGGTCCTCCAGGCACAGGAAAGACTCTTCTGGCCAAAGCCGTTGCGACAGAGTGCAGAACCACATTCTTCAATGTTTCATCTTCTACTCTCACTTCCAAGTACAGAGGGGAGTCTGAAAAACTGGTCCGCCTTCTATTTGAAATG GCCCGGTTCTATGCTCCCACCACCATATTCATCGATGAGGTTGACTCCATGTGCAGCCGCAGAGGAACGTCAGAGGAACATGAGGCTAGCCGACGGGTGAAGGCAGAGCTGCTGGTCCAGATGGATG GTGTGGGAGGAGCATCAGAGAATGAGGATCCCTCTAAGATGGTGATGGTGCTGGCAGCCACTAACTTCCCCTGGGACATCGATGAGGCTCTGAGGCGACGTCTGGAGAAAAGAATCTACATCCCTCTGCCTTCAG CCAAGGGCAGAGTGGAGCTGCTGAAGATAAACCTAAAGGAGCTGGAGCTGGCCAATGATGTGGACATGGCCAAGATAGCAGAGCAGATGGAGGGCTACTCAGGAGCAGACATCACCAACGTGTGCAG GGACGCCTCTCTGATGGCCATGCGGCGAAGGATCGAGGGGCTGACGCCAGAGGAGATCCGTAACATCTCCCGAGACGAGATGCACATGCCCACCACCATGGAGGACTTTGAGTCTTCTCTGAAGAAAGTGTCTAAGTCTGTATCAGCTTCCGACCTGGAGAAGTATGAGAAGTGGATTGAAGAGTTTGGCTCTTGCTGA